Proteins encoded together in one Phosphitispora fastidiosa window:
- a CDS encoding rhodanese-like domain-containing protein produces the protein MFNREKPLWLFVIITLTLVMMGSLAGCGGDDDELVLRYIADELDSAKTAAPENGEKSGSGAAAQIIEATNSYLNTGKAPTISVEDVYNNVIIGKDPSYQILSIRKPEDYARGHLQGAINVQFGQIYKQENLDKLDKNKKIIVVCYTGHTASYAAMFLNQLGYEAYAMKFGMMGWTSDSDVLALTPFTKAADYPVETKVNTAEPTHDLPAISTGAKDAAGIVAARTGEYLTSGRAPTTSVEDVYNNAVVNKDSDYFILSIRRPEDYAKGHIPGAVNIPFAQLAKEENLKKLPPDKKIIVVCYTGHTASYAAMFLNQLGYEAYAMKFSMMGWTSDSDVLALVPFTGAPGYPTVSGPNP, from the coding sequence ATGTTTAACCGGGAAAAACCATTATGGCTTTTTGTAATAATTACTCTTACATTAGTCATGATGGGTTCTCTGGCAGGTTGCGGCGGTGATGACGACGAACTGGTGCTCAGGTACATCGCGGACGAGTTGGATTCAGCCAAAACTGCAGCCCCTGAAAACGGTGAAAAATCCGGTTCCGGGGCAGCTGCCCAGATAATCGAAGCAACAAACAGCTACCTTAACACAGGAAAAGCGCCGACTATTTCTGTCGAGGACGTCTACAATAATGTTATCATAGGAAAAGATCCCAGCTATCAAATCCTGAGTATCCGCAAACCGGAGGACTACGCCAGGGGACACCTTCAAGGAGCCATTAACGTGCAGTTCGGGCAGATTTATAAACAAGAAAACCTGGACAAACTGGATAAAAACAAGAAGATTATCGTAGTTTGCTATACAGGACATACCGCCAGTTATGCTGCCATGTTCCTAAATCAGCTCGGCTATGAAGCCTATGCCATGAAATTCGGCATGATGGGCTGGACTTCGGACAGTGATGTCCTTGCTCTGACCCCATTCACCAAAGCTGCAGACTATCCGGTAGAAACCAAGGTTAATACCGCAGAACCCACCCATGACCTACCGGCAATCAGCACCGGAGCCAAGGATGCTGCAGGTATTGTTGCTGCCCGCACTGGGGAATACCTGACATCAGGCAGGGCTCCAACCACCTCAGTGGAGGATGTCTATAATAATGCAGTTGTTAACAAAGACTCTGATTACTTCATTCTCAGCATTCGCAGACCGGAGGATTATGCCAAGGGACATATCCCCGGCGCTGTAAACATACCTTTTGCCCAGCTCGCCAAAGAGGAGAACCTGAAAAAACTGCCGCCAGACAAAAAAATTATCGTTGTCTGCTATACAGGACATACCGCCAGTTATGCTGCTATGTTTCTGAATCAACTTGGATATGAAGCCTATGCCATGAAATTCAGCATGATGGGCTGGACCTCGGACAGTGATGTCCTTGCCCTTGTACCGTTTACAGGAGCGCCGGGTTATCCTACTGTATCCGGCCCCAACCCTTAA